One stretch of Clavibacter michiganensis DNA includes these proteins:
- a CDS encoding type II 3-dehydroquinate dehydratase — MTRVLVLNGPNLGRLGSREPDVYGTGSLDDLRRELVAFAPDDVEIDLRQTDDEATLIGWLHEAVDARTPVIMNPAAFTHYSYALRDAAALVTKAGILLIEVHISNPHAREEFRHTSVISPVATGVIAGLGQGSYLLALAHVVTGTR; from the coding sequence ATGACACGCGTGCTCGTCCTCAACGGCCCCAACCTCGGACGGCTCGGCAGCCGCGAGCCCGACGTGTACGGCACGGGATCCCTCGACGACCTCCGCCGCGAGCTCGTCGCGTTCGCGCCCGACGACGTCGAGATCGACCTGCGGCAGACCGACGACGAGGCGACCCTCATCGGCTGGCTGCACGAGGCCGTCGACGCCCGGACCCCCGTGATCATGAACCCCGCCGCCTTCACGCACTACTCGTACGCGCTCCGCGACGCCGCCGCGCTCGTGACGAAGGCCGGGATCCTCCTCATCGAGGTGCACATCTCCAACCCGCACGCACGCGAGGAGTTCCGGCACACCAGCGTCATCTCGCCCGTCGCGACGGGCGTCATCGCGGGCCTCGGGCAGGGCTCGTACCTCCTGGCCCTCGCGCACGTCGTGACCGGCACCCGTTAG
- a CDS encoding SDR family oxidoreductase, with product MTDPAHPDAPVRPVALITGVGRVAGLGAAIAEDLALGGWDVAFSYWSAYDARMPWGPQPEDPARVADAVERAGGRAHAIEADLMDTGAAERILDEVERELGPITGLVLSHAESVDSGLLDTTVEALDRHLAVNVRASLQLIQGFARRYRAEPGAGRIVALTSDHVVGNVPYGASKAALDRIVIAAARELEHVRVTANLVDPGPTDTGWFTPELREGLRQATPRGRLAEPRDAAALVCFLLSAEGGWINGQRIRSDGGQSVG from the coding sequence GTGACCGACCCCGCGCATCCCGACGCGCCCGTCCGGCCCGTCGCGCTGATCACGGGCGTCGGCCGGGTCGCGGGGCTCGGCGCGGCCATCGCCGAGGACCTGGCCCTCGGCGGGTGGGACGTGGCCTTCTCGTACTGGTCGGCCTACGACGCGCGCATGCCCTGGGGCCCGCAGCCCGAGGACCCCGCGCGGGTCGCCGACGCCGTCGAGCGCGCCGGCGGCCGCGCGCACGCGATCGAGGCCGACCTGATGGACACGGGCGCGGCCGAGCGGATCCTCGACGAGGTCGAGCGGGAGCTCGGCCCCATCACGGGCCTCGTGCTCAGCCACGCCGAGTCGGTCGACAGCGGCCTCCTCGACACGACCGTGGAGGCCCTCGACCGGCACCTCGCCGTGAACGTGCGAGCGTCGCTCCAGCTCATCCAGGGCTTCGCCCGGCGGTACCGCGCCGAGCCCGGCGCCGGCCGCATCGTGGCGCTCACGAGCGACCACGTGGTCGGCAACGTGCCGTACGGCGCGAGCAAGGCCGCGCTCGACCGGATCGTCATCGCGGCCGCGCGCGAGCTCGAGCACGTGCGCGTCACGGCGAACCTCGTGGATCCCGGGCCCACCGACACCGGCTGGTTCACGCCCGAGCTGCGCGAGGGCCTCCGGCAGGCCACGCCCCGCGGCCGGCTCGCCGAGCCCCGCGACGCCGCCGCGCTCGTCTGCTTCCTGCTGTCGGCCGAGGGCGGCTGGATCAACGGCCAGCGCATCCGCTCCGACGGCGGCCAGAGCGTCGGCTGA
- the aroB gene encoding 3-dehydroquinate synthase, translating to MTDAHPTDADAPATPATAEPDAPTVIRVSGTPGYDVTVGRGLVQGVGALLGPRVRKVLIVHAPALAEEASRLRERLQGDVEVYLAEVPDAEGAKRVEVAAFCWKIMGTTDFTRSDAVITLGGGATTDLGGFVAATWLRGVMLIQIPTTVLAMVDAAVGGKTGINTSEGKNLVGAFYAPTAVIVDLDLLATLPRNEIVTGFAEIVKAGFIAVPEILDIIERDVARVTDPTAPEFRRVVELSIAMKAEVVGEDFTEKGRREILNYGHTLGHAIEHAERYRWRHGAAVAVGMVFAAELSRLTRSLSDEAVDRHRRILDSLDLPTSYPVGRWPTLVASMKRDKKARGDMMRFIVLDGVGRASVLNGPEEALLFAAYQEIGS from the coding sequence ATGACCGACGCACACCCCACCGACGCTGACGCCCCCGCGACGCCGGCGACCGCCGAACCCGACGCGCCCACCGTGATCCGCGTCTCCGGCACCCCCGGCTACGACGTCACCGTGGGCCGCGGCCTCGTCCAGGGCGTGGGCGCGCTGCTCGGCCCGCGCGTCCGCAAGGTGCTCATCGTGCACGCGCCCGCCCTCGCCGAGGAGGCGTCGCGGCTCCGCGAGCGCCTGCAGGGCGACGTGGAGGTGTACCTCGCGGAGGTGCCCGACGCCGAGGGCGCCAAGCGCGTCGAGGTCGCCGCGTTCTGCTGGAAGATCATGGGCACCACCGACTTCACGCGCTCGGACGCCGTCATCACGCTCGGCGGCGGCGCCACGACCGACCTCGGCGGGTTCGTCGCGGCGACGTGGCTGCGCGGCGTGATGCTCATCCAGATCCCGACGACGGTGCTCGCCATGGTCGACGCGGCCGTCGGCGGCAAGACGGGCATCAACACCTCCGAGGGCAAGAACCTCGTCGGCGCCTTCTACGCGCCGACCGCCGTGATCGTCGACCTCGACCTGCTGGCGACCCTGCCGCGGAACGAGATCGTCACGGGCTTCGCGGAGATCGTGAAGGCCGGGTTCATCGCCGTGCCCGAGATCCTCGACATCATCGAGCGCGACGTGGCGCGGGTCACGGACCCGACGGCACCTGAGTTCCGCCGCGTCGTGGAGCTGTCCATCGCGATGAAGGCCGAGGTCGTGGGGGAGGACTTCACCGAGAAGGGCCGCCGCGAGATCCTCAACTACGGCCACACGCTCGGCCACGCCATCGAGCACGCCGAGCGCTACCGCTGGCGGCACGGCGCGGCCGTCGCGGTCGGCATGGTCTTCGCGGCCGAGCTGTCGCGCCTCACGCGCTCGCTCTCCGACGAGGCCGTCGACCGGCACCGGCGGATCCTCGACTCGCTCGACCTGCCCACCAGCTACCCCGTCGGCCGCTGGCCCACGCTCGTCGCGAGCATGAAGCGCGACAAGAAGGCGCGCGGCGACATGATGCGCTTCATCGTGCTCGACGGCGTCGGCCGGGCGAGCGTGCTCAACGGGCCCGAGGAGGCGCTGCTGTTCGCGGCGTACCAGGAGATCGGCTCGTGA
- a CDS encoding shikimate kinase: MPVVLIGPPGAGKTTVGRRVAKALGVPFTDTDRAIVEAHGSIADIFREHGEPRFRELERAAVAAALADDGVVSLGGGAVLDPATRADLESCRVVLLTVSEHAVRARIRGHDRPLVDGLDSWRRIVADREELYRSLADLTIDTSDRPLPRIAREIERFARERQP; the protein is encoded by the coding sequence GTGCCGGTCGTCCTGATCGGCCCGCCCGGCGCGGGCAAGACCACGGTCGGCCGCCGCGTGGCGAAGGCGCTGGGCGTGCCGTTCACCGACACGGACCGCGCGATTGTCGAGGCGCACGGATCCATCGCCGACATCTTCCGCGAGCACGGCGAGCCGCGGTTCCGCGAGCTCGAGCGGGCCGCGGTCGCCGCGGCCCTCGCGGACGACGGGGTCGTCTCGCTCGGTGGGGGAGCCGTGCTCGACCCGGCGACGCGCGCCGACCTGGAGTCCTGCCGGGTCGTGCTCCTGACCGTGAGCGAGCACGCCGTGCGCGCGCGGATCCGCGGCCACGACCGCCCGCTCGTCGACGGCCTCGACAGCTGGCGCCGCATCGTCGCCGACCGCGAGGAGCTCTACCGCTCGCTCGCCGACCTGACCATCGACACCTCCGACCGCCCGCTCCCGCGCATCGCCCGCGAGATCGAGCGCTTCGCCCGGGAGAGGCAGCCATGA
- the aroC gene encoding chorismate synthase, protein MLRWLTAGESHGPELIAVLEGLPAGVPVSLDGIRADLARRKLGYGRGARMAFEQDELSLSTGVVHGRTLGSPIAVRIGNTEWPKWVDVMSPEPVDPAKLQGARAAALTRPRPGHADLVGMQKYDFDEARPVLERASARETAARVALGAVARAFLAELGITLVSHTLAIGPVRVPEGAPLPTPADVDALDADPLRCFHPETSARMVAEVDDTKASGDTVGGVVEVLAYDLPPGLGSHVHWDRRLDSKLAAALMGIQAIKGVEVGDGFLTTTRRGSEAHDELFSTDAGIGRSTDRAGGTEGGMSTGTVLRVRAGMKPIATVPRALRTIDTATGGAAPANHQRSDVCAVPAAGVVAEAMVALTLADAVLEKFGGDSVGETLRNLRGYLDAIPEGRRTGADLVDEADAAPPAAPEA, encoded by the coding sequence ATGCTGCGTTGGCTCACCGCCGGGGAATCCCACGGCCCCGAACTCATCGCCGTCCTGGAGGGCCTGCCCGCGGGCGTGCCCGTCAGCCTCGACGGCATCCGCGCCGACCTCGCCCGTCGCAAGCTCGGCTACGGCCGCGGCGCGCGCATGGCGTTCGAGCAGGACGAGCTGAGCCTGTCGACCGGCGTGGTCCACGGGCGCACGCTCGGCAGCCCCATCGCCGTGCGCATCGGCAACACCGAGTGGCCCAAGTGGGTCGACGTGATGAGCCCCGAGCCGGTGGACCCCGCGAAGCTGCAGGGCGCGCGCGCCGCGGCCCTCACTCGTCCCCGCCCCGGCCACGCCGACCTCGTGGGCATGCAGAAGTACGACTTCGACGAGGCGCGCCCCGTGCTCGAGCGCGCGAGCGCCCGGGAGACCGCCGCCCGCGTCGCGCTCGGCGCCGTGGCGCGCGCGTTCCTCGCCGAGCTCGGCATCACGCTCGTGAGCCACACGCTCGCCATCGGTCCCGTCCGCGTGCCCGAGGGCGCGCCGCTGCCGACGCCGGCCGACGTGGACGCGCTGGACGCGGATCCGCTGCGCTGCTTCCACCCCGAGACGAGCGCCCGCATGGTCGCCGAGGTCGACGACACGAAGGCCAGCGGCGACACGGTCGGCGGCGTCGTCGAGGTCCTCGCCTACGACCTGCCGCCGGGCCTCGGCTCGCACGTGCACTGGGACCGCCGCCTCGACTCGAAGCTCGCGGCCGCGCTCATGGGCATCCAGGCGATCAAGGGCGTCGAGGTCGGCGACGGCTTCCTCACCACCACGCGCCGCGGATCCGAGGCACACGACGAGCTGTTCTCCACGGACGCCGGCATCGGCCGGTCCACGGACCGCGCTGGCGGCACCGAGGGCGGCATGTCGACGGGCACGGTCCTCCGCGTCCGTGCGGGCATGAAGCCCATCGCGACCGTGCCGCGCGCCCTCCGCACCATCGACACCGCCACGGGCGGCGCCGCCCCCGCGAACCACCAGCGCTCCGACGTGTGCGCGGTGCCCGCCGCGGGCGTCGTGGCCGAGGCCATGGTGGCGCTCACGCTCGCCGACGCCGTGCTGGAGAAGTTCGGCGGCGACTCCGTGGGCGAGACCCTGCGGAACCTCCGCGGCTACCTCGACGCGATCCCGGAGGGCCGCCGCACGGGCGCCGACCTCGTGGACGAGGCGGACGCCGCGCCGCCGGCGGCGCCCGAGGCCTGA
- a CDS encoding shikimate dehydrogenase: MADPRTPAVRLAVLGSPIAHSLSPRLHAAAYRVLGLDWSYEAVECTGADLGAFVAGLGSGWRGLSLTMPLKRDVLPLLDLLDDTARLAGAANTLLLEEDGDGGVRRRGANTDVAGIVRAFGMAGVARCGRAVVLGAGSTARSAVVALGRMGAREIVVAARRPEQGRELAPLAEELGIVLHAVPLDDAVSALRDADTVISTLPGDAAAAVPLPSYLPEATVLLDVTYAPWPTGIASGWERAGGRVVPGIDMLVHQALDQVRLFAHADDARPLPDEERVLAAMLASVGRDPDRAWAGA; the protein is encoded by the coding sequence ATGGCTGATCCGCGGACGCCGGCCGTGCGGCTGGCGGTCCTCGGCAGCCCCATCGCGCACTCGCTCTCGCCGCGGTTGCACGCGGCGGCCTATCGGGTGCTCGGGCTCGACTGGTCCTATGAGGCGGTGGAGTGCACGGGGGCCGACCTCGGCGCGTTCGTCGCGGGCCTCGGATCCGGTTGGCGCGGCCTCTCGCTCACGATGCCGCTCAAGCGCGACGTGCTGCCGCTCCTCGACCTGCTCGACGACACCGCACGCCTCGCGGGCGCGGCCAACACGCTGCTCCTCGAGGAGGACGGCGACGGCGGGGTGCGGCGCCGCGGCGCGAACACGGACGTCGCGGGGATCGTGAGGGCCTTCGGGATGGCCGGCGTCGCGCGGTGCGGGCGTGCCGTCGTGCTGGGCGCCGGATCCACCGCGCGCTCGGCCGTCGTCGCGCTGGGTCGCATGGGCGCCCGCGAGATCGTGGTCGCGGCCCGCCGCCCGGAGCAGGGGCGGGAGCTCGCGCCGCTGGCCGAGGAGCTGGGCATCGTGCTCCACGCCGTGCCGCTCGACGACGCCGTGAGCGCGCTCCGCGACGCCGACACCGTGATCAGCACCCTCCCGGGCGACGCCGCCGCGGCGGTGCCGCTGCCGTCCTACCTGCCGGAGGCGACCGTGCTCCTCGACGTCACTTACGCCCCATGGCCCACGGGCATCGCCAGCGGGTGGGAGCGGGCGGGCGGCCGCGTCGTGCCGGGGATCGACATGCTCGTGCACCAGGCGCTCGACCAGGTGCGCCTGTTCGCGCACGCCGACGACGCCCGGCCGCTGCCGGACGAGGAGCGCGTGCTGGCGGCGATGCTCGCGAGCGTCGGCCGGGATCCGGATCGGGCCTGGGCCGGCGCCTGA
- the mltG gene encoding endolytic transglycosylase MltG, giving the protein MTRRELRALREAAEAQAGTPAPAPDDAPRSAAADGRPAARETAPLPPAGAPRPASEDRSRVDVAAASVARTSPTPLTPTRETSDGGRGAPPRQKAPVAPKPKRRHPKWPYVVVLLIALFGGAAVIATSLFGPVVTALLTPAEPTDYDGDGSGEVQVVVKTGDTGSTIGDTLAAQDVVRTSKAFYQAVVASGGEVVFQPGTYTLRKQMSAASALALLQDPSSQIQAKVTIPEGQTAAQAFELIAEGTGTPVADLEAAAADRAALGIPAEAPNIEGYLFPATYDFPPGTSATDMVKAMVSRTFQALDQAGVAAADRHRVLTLAALIQKEARFEGDFYKVSRVFQNRIAIGMPLQSDATVAYGAQSVGRVTTTDAERADDNPWNTYVHPGLPVGPISNPGDLAIKAALAPADGPWLYFVTVNTITGDTVFSQTYEEHQKAVAQWQQFMKDNPGNG; this is encoded by the coding sequence ATGACGCGACGCGAGCTCCGCGCCCTGCGCGAGGCCGCGGAGGCGCAGGCGGGGACCCCGGCGCCCGCACCGGACGACGCGCCGCGATCGGCGGCGGCCGACGGGCGTCCCGCCGCACGGGAGACCGCACCCCTGCCGCCCGCCGGCGCTCCCCGTCCCGCATCCGAGGACCGGTCGCGCGTCGACGTGGCCGCGGCGAGCGTGGCCCGGACCTCACCGACCCCCCTCACGCCCACCCGCGAGACGTCGGACGGCGGACGCGGTGCACCGCCGCGCCAGAAGGCCCCCGTCGCCCCGAAGCCGAAGCGGCGCCACCCCAAGTGGCCGTACGTCGTGGTCCTGCTCATCGCGCTGTTCGGCGGCGCGGCCGTCATCGCCACGTCGCTCTTCGGCCCGGTGGTGACGGCGCTCCTCACGCCCGCCGAGCCCACCGACTACGACGGCGACGGATCCGGCGAGGTGCAGGTGGTCGTCAAGACGGGTGACACCGGCAGCACCATCGGTGACACGCTCGCGGCGCAGGACGTCGTGAGGACGTCGAAGGCGTTCTACCAGGCCGTCGTCGCGTCCGGCGGCGAGGTCGTCTTCCAGCCGGGCACGTACACGCTCCGGAAGCAGATGAGCGCGGCGTCCGCGCTCGCGCTGCTGCAGGATCCGTCGAGCCAGATCCAGGCCAAGGTCACCATCCCCGAGGGCCAGACGGCCGCGCAGGCGTTCGAGCTCATCGCGGAGGGCACCGGCACGCCCGTCGCCGACCTGGAGGCAGCCGCCGCCGATCGCGCCGCGCTCGGCATCCCCGCGGAGGCGCCGAACATCGAGGGCTACCTCTTCCCGGCCACGTACGACTTCCCGCCCGGCACCTCCGCGACGGACATGGTGAAGGCGATGGTGAGCCGCACGTTCCAGGCGCTCGACCAGGCCGGCGTCGCGGCCGCCGACCGGCACCGCGTGCTCACGCTCGCCGCGCTCATCCAGAAGGAGGCCCGCTTCGAGGGCGACTTCTACAAGGTGTCGCGCGTGTTCCAGAACCGCATCGCGATCGGCATGCCGCTGCAGTCGGACGCCACCGTCGCCTACGGCGCGCAGTCCGTCGGCCGGGTGACGACCACCGACGCCGAGCGCGCCGACGACAACCCCTGGAACACCTACGTGCACCCGGGGCTGCCGGTGGGCCCCATCTCGAACCCGGGCGACCTCGCGATCAAGGCCGCGCTGGCGCCGGCCGACGGCCCGTGGCTGTACTTCGTCACGGTCAACACCATCACGGGCGACACCGTGTTCTCCCAGACGTACGAGGAGCACCAGAAGGCCGTCGCCCAGTGGCAGCAGTTCATGAAGGACAACCCCGGCAATGGCTGA
- the ruvX gene encoding Holliday junction resolvase RuvX, which yields MRVGSRLAVDVGKARIGLARSDPHGLIATPVETVPRDAAGSADVRRILEVAAEIDCAEILVGLPLALSGRATASTEDAEGFARRLADATEITVRLVDERLSTVSAQGALRASGRGSRKQKPVIDQVAAVIILQHALETERAAGSPPGALVPRNRVDPDRHA from the coding sequence ATGCGCGTCGGGTCCCGGCTGGCGGTCGACGTGGGGAAGGCCCGCATCGGCCTCGCCCGGTCGGATCCGCACGGCCTGATCGCGACGCCCGTCGAGACCGTGCCGCGCGACGCGGCCGGCTCGGCGGACGTGCGGCGGATCCTCGAGGTGGCCGCCGAGATCGACTGCGCGGAGATCCTCGTGGGCCTGCCGCTCGCGCTCTCGGGCCGGGCCACGGCGTCCACGGAGGACGCGGAGGGGTTCGCCCGGCGCCTCGCGGATGCGACGGAGATCACCGTGCGGCTGGTCGACGAGCGCCTCTCGACGGTCTCCGCGCAGGGCGCCCTGCGCGCCTCGGGCAGAGGCTCCCGTAAGCAGAAGCCGGTGATCGACCAGGTGGCGGCCGTTATAATCCTTCAACATGCGCTCGAGACCGAGCGCGCCGCCGGCTCCCCACCCGGTGCTCTCGTCCCGAGGAACCGAGTCGATCCTGACCGACACGCCTGA
- the alaS gene encoding alanine--tRNA ligase: MQTADIRNAWLTYFGDRGHTVVPSASLVSDDPTLLFTVAGMVPFVPYLTGVVPAPFPRATSVQKCIRTLDIEEVGRTPRHGTFFQMNGNFSFGDYFKEQAIAYAWELLTTSEADGGLGFSPDDLWVTVYHEDDEARQAWKRIAGLPDERIQGLGRDTNYWHTGQPGPAGPCSEIFFDRGPAYGADGGPATDDDRYVEIWNLVFMQYLRGAGTGKSEFEILGDLPKKNIDTGMGLERVAFLKQGVENMYEIDQVRPVLDRAAELAGRRYGADHEDDVRMRIVADHVRSSLMLMSDGVRPSNEGRGYILRRLMRRTVRAMRLMGVDAATFGELFPASRDAMKAAYPEVSDDFDRISRLAYAEEETFLRTLSGGTTILDVAVGETKAKGGERIAGDTAFLLHDTFGFPIDLTLEMAEENGLTVDREAFDRLMLEQRTRAKADAKSKKTALADLTVYSEFRAAGETRFTGYDELETGTTILGLIVGGHSVDHAVAGDIAEVILPETSLYAESGGQEADAGSIVGQGFDLEVLDVQKPVKGLISHRVQVRSGEVGVGDAATTVVDADWRRGATQAHSGTHLVHAALRQVLGQDAHQSGSYNRAGYMRLDFAWNQALSPETRSEIEDIANGAVRDDLQVVTRVMPIDEAKQLGAMALFGEKYGDTVRVVDIGGPWSRELCAGTHVSSSAQIGLINVVGESSVGSTNRRIESLVGREAFQDLAVERAIVSQLTSSLKTPREQLPDRIADLLQNLKTAERRIADFEAQALQQRVPALLAQGSRVGSVTLIQESLGSVRSADEVRQLVTLVRERAGSEPVVVALAGDAGGKPTVIVATNQAARDAGAKAGQLARAAAAVLGGGGGGKDDLAQGGGSDVSAIGDALAAVRQALAS, from the coding sequence ATGCAGACCGCAGACATCCGCAACGCCTGGCTGACGTACTTCGGCGACCGAGGGCACACCGTCGTGCCGTCGGCGTCGCTCGTCAGCGACGACCCGACCCTGCTGTTCACGGTGGCCGGCATGGTGCCGTTCGTGCCGTACCTCACGGGCGTCGTGCCCGCGCCGTTCCCGCGCGCCACGAGCGTCCAGAAGTGCATCCGCACGCTCGACATCGAGGAGGTCGGCCGCACGCCCCGGCACGGCACCTTCTTCCAGATGAACGGCAACTTCTCCTTCGGCGACTACTTCAAGGAGCAGGCCATCGCGTACGCGTGGGAGCTGCTCACCACGAGCGAGGCCGACGGCGGGCTCGGCTTCTCGCCCGACGACCTCTGGGTCACCGTCTACCACGAGGACGACGAGGCGCGTCAGGCGTGGAAGCGCATCGCGGGCCTGCCGGACGAGCGGATCCAGGGCCTCGGGCGCGACACGAACTACTGGCACACGGGCCAGCCGGGCCCGGCGGGCCCCTGCTCGGAGATCTTCTTCGACCGCGGCCCCGCCTACGGCGCCGATGGCGGCCCGGCGACCGACGACGACCGCTACGTGGAGATCTGGAACCTCGTCTTCATGCAGTACCTGCGCGGGGCCGGCACGGGCAAGAGCGAGTTCGAGATCCTCGGCGACCTGCCGAAGAAGAACATCGACACCGGCATGGGCCTCGAGCGCGTCGCGTTCCTCAAGCAGGGCGTCGAGAACATGTACGAGATCGACCAGGTGCGCCCCGTGCTCGACCGCGCGGCCGAGCTCGCGGGCCGCCGCTACGGCGCCGACCACGAGGACGACGTGCGCATGCGCATCGTCGCCGACCACGTGCGCTCCTCGCTCATGCTCATGTCCGACGGCGTGCGGCCGTCCAACGAGGGGCGCGGCTACATCCTGCGCCGCCTCATGCGCCGCACCGTGCGGGCGATGCGCCTCATGGGCGTGGACGCCGCGACCTTCGGCGAGCTGTTCCCCGCGTCGCGCGATGCAATGAAGGCCGCCTACCCCGAGGTGTCCGACGACTTCGACCGCATCTCCCGCCTCGCCTACGCGGAGGAGGAGACCTTCCTCCGCACGCTCTCGGGCGGCACGACGATCCTCGACGTGGCCGTCGGCGAGACGAAGGCGAAGGGCGGCGAGCGGATCGCGGGCGACACCGCGTTCCTGCTGCACGACACGTTCGGCTTCCCCATCGACCTCACGCTCGAGATGGCCGAGGAGAACGGCCTCACGGTCGACCGCGAGGCCTTCGACCGCCTGATGCTGGAGCAGCGCACGCGCGCCAAGGCCGACGCCAAGAGCAAGAAGACCGCCCTCGCCGACCTCACCGTGTACAGCGAGTTCCGCGCGGCGGGCGAGACGCGCTTCACCGGGTACGACGAGCTGGAGACCGGGACGACGATCCTCGGCCTCATCGTGGGCGGCCACAGCGTCGACCACGCGGTCGCGGGCGACATCGCGGAGGTCATCCTCCCCGAGACGAGCCTCTACGCGGAGTCCGGCGGCCAGGAGGCCGACGCGGGCAGCATCGTCGGCCAGGGCTTCGACCTCGAGGTGCTCGACGTGCAGAAGCCCGTGAAGGGCCTCATCAGCCACCGCGTGCAGGTGCGCTCGGGCGAGGTGGGCGTCGGCGACGCCGCCACCACGGTCGTCGACGCCGACTGGCGCCGCGGCGCGACGCAGGCGCACTCGGGCACGCACCTCGTGCACGCCGCGCTCCGCCAGGTGCTCGGCCAGGACGCCCACCAGTCCGGCTCCTACAACCGGGCCGGCTACATGCGCCTCGACTTCGCCTGGAACCAGGCGCTGAGCCCGGAGACGCGCAGCGAGATCGAGGACATCGCGAACGGCGCCGTGCGGGACGACCTGCAGGTCGTGACGCGCGTGATGCCGATCGACGAGGCCAAGCAGCTCGGCGCCATGGCGCTGTTCGGCGAGAAGTACGGGGACACCGTGCGCGTGGTCGACATCGGCGGCCCGTGGTCGCGCGAGCTCTGCGCCGGCACGCATGTGTCGTCCAGCGCGCAGATCGGGCTCATCAACGTGGTGGGGGAGTCGTCCGTCGGATCCACCAACCGCCGCATCGAGTCGCTCGTCGGCCGCGAGGCGTTCCAGGACCTCGCCGTCGAGCGCGCGATCGTGTCGCAGCTCACGTCGAGCCTCAAGACGCCGCGCGAGCAGCTGCCCGACCGCATCGCCGACCTCCTGCAGAACCTGAAGACGGCGGAGCGGCGCATCGCCGACTTCGAGGCGCAGGCGCTGCAGCAGCGCGTGCCGGCGCTCCTCGCGCAGGGCTCGCGCGTCGGATCCGTGACCCTCATCCAGGAGTCGCTCGGCAGCGTGCGCTCGGCCGACGAGGTGCGCCAGCTCGTGACGCTCGTGCGGGAGCGCGCGGGATCCGAGCCCGTCGTGGTCGCCCTCGCGGGCGACGCGGGCGGCAAGCCGACCGTCATCGTGGCCACGAACCAGGCCGCGCGCGACGCCGGCGCCAAGGCCGGGCAGCTCGCCCGTGCGGCGGCGGCCGTGCTCGGCGGCGGCGGCGGCGGCAAGGACGACCTCGCGCAGGGCGGCGGATCCGACGTGTCGGCCATCGGCGACGCCCTCGCCGCTGTCCGCCAGGCGCTCGCCTCCTGA
- the rpsD gene encoding 30S ribosomal protein S4 — protein MSTKSRTRSKTRLSRALGIPLTPKAAKYLEKRPYAPGEHGRSKRKQDSDYAVRLREKQRLRAQYGIREAQLKIAFQEARRTQGLTGENLVEILEQRLDALVVRSGLARTTAQARQLVVHRHIMVDGKIVDRPSFRVKAGQMIHVKPRSEGTEPFQVAAAGGHADVLPKLPSYLEVELDKLQARLVRLPKRAEVPVTCEVQLVVEYYAAR, from the coding sequence GTGTCCACCAAGTCACGCACCCGCAGCAAGACCCGCCTCTCCCGCGCGCTGGGCATCCCGCTCACGCCGAAGGCGGCCAAGTACCTCGAGAAGCGCCCCTACGCACCGGGCGAGCACGGTCGGTCCAAGCGCAAGCAGGACAGCGATTACGCCGTCCGCCTGCGCGAGAAGCAGCGTCTGCGCGCCCAGTACGGCATCCGCGAGGCCCAGCTCAAGATCGCCTTCCAGGAGGCGCGTCGCACGCAGGGCCTGACCGGTGAGAACCTCGTCGAGATCCTCGAGCAGCGCCTCGACGCGCTCGTCGTCCGCTCCGGCCTCGCGCGCACCACGGCGCAGGCCCGCCAGCTCGTCGTGCACCGTCACATCATGGTCGACGGCAAGATCGTCGACCGCCCCTCCTTCCGCGTGAAGGCCGGCCAGATGATCCACGTCAAGCCGCGCTCCGAGGGCACCGAGCCGTTCCAGGTCGCCGCCGCCGGCGGTCACGCCGACGTGCTGCCGAAGCTCCCCTCGTACCTCGAGGTCGAGCTCGACAAGCTGCAGGCCCGCCTCGTGCGCCTGCCGAAGCGCGCCGAGGTCCCCGTGACCTGCGAGGTCCAGCTGGTCGTCGAGTACTACGCGGCACGCTAA